A DNA window from Daucus carota subsp. sativus chromosome 3, DH1 v3.0, whole genome shotgun sequence contains the following coding sequences:
- the LOC108210808 gene encoding DNA mismatch repair protein PMS1 isoform X1, with protein sequence MQESTTPPAPSSSPALIRPINKGVVHKICAGQVILDLSSAVKELVENSLDAGATSIEISLRDYGEESFQVVDNGCGISPNNFKVLALRHHTSKLAEFHDLQSLTTFGFRGEALSSLCSLGNLTIETRTKNEAVATLLTFDRTGLLIKEEKTARKIGSTVMVKKLFANLPVRSKEFHRNIRKEYGKLVSLLNAYALIAKGVRIVCSNTTGKNTKSVVLKTQGSGSLKDNIITVFGMDTFSSLEPISLCISGGCKLDGFLSKPGYGSGRYMSDRQFFFVNGRPVDMPKVGKLVNELYKGANSRQFPIAILDFTLPSRACDVNVTPDKRKIFFSEESTIFDSLREALQNIYSPGHVSFSVNRCANLSKRDDCSQFSPKKFSMKCSDSIKEADNKEQLEIGGIDHTTIKEGKSRSLVAEVIDIDDPLEAGIRNRQPMHHVGSSKIAQHAPLLSGEAKTPVVDNINSSGRASIIQSSLSNFITVNKRKHESISAAFTETPLLRGGSVIHQSKKISPQISTLLSKSMVESNENEGANVVKNIGLGPSRKCGPERVCNETDEKSSGGTGNNRVYGQELVIQEEHLPLADSVLPVTTTNNVTNESMGTLATPVLVQSSGLAANSSVSSARNTGFTLNFSFKDLKLRRDQRLSRLKDISTSKERAQSETCYDAATLISSKLGNIDEKEAALAAATNELERHFNKKDFGRMKVIGQFNLGFIIGKLDKDLFIVDQHAADEKYNYERLSLSTILNQQPLLRPMSLELSPEEEVVVTMNMDILRKNGFALEEDFNAPLGQRFKLKAVPFSKNITFGVVDVKELISILTDSQGECSMIGSYRMDTADSVCPPRVRSMLASRACRSSVMIGASLSRNEMQKILKHLTDLKSPWNCPHGRPTMRHLVDLASLHREWNPEDGDL encoded by the exons ATGCAAGAATCAACAACTCCACCGGCGCCGTCGAGTTCTCCGGCTCTGATAAGGCCGATAAACAAAGGCGTGGTTCACAAAATTTGCGCCGGACAAGTGATTCTCGACCTCTCGTCGGCGGTGAAGGAGCTGGTTGAGAACAGCTTAGACGCCGGCGCTACCAGCATCGAGATCTCGTTGCGAGATTACGGTGAAGAGTCGTTTCAGGTTGTGGATAACGGTTGCGGCATTTCACCAAACAACTTCAAG GTTTTGGCACTTAGGCATCATACTTCAAAGTTAGCAGAGTTTCATGATCTTCAATCCTTGACAACATTTGGCTTTAGAGGGGAGGCGCTCAGTTCACTTTGTTCTTTAGGAAATTTGACTATTGAAACTAGAACAAAGAATGAAGCCGTGGCTACTCTCTTGACCTTTGATCGGACAGGTTTGTtaataaaagaagaaaaaacagCACGTAAAATAGGTTCTACTGTCATGGTTAAGAAGTTGTTCGCCAATTTGCCGGTGAGAAGCAAAGAATTTCATCGCAACATCCGCAAGGAATATGGAAAGCTTGTTTCTTTACTAAAT GCCTATGCCCTTATTGCGAAAGGTGTAAGGATAGTTTGCAGTAACACGACTGGTAAGAACACAAAGTCTGTGGTACTTAAAACGCAGGGAAGTGGATCCCTTAAAGATAACATAATTACAGTGTTTGGCATGGACACCTTTTCCAGCTTGGAGCCCATAAGCTTATGTATATCAGGGGGTTGCAAGTTGGATGGGTTTCTTTCAAAGCCTGGATATGGTAGTGGACGATATATGAGTGAccgccaatttttttttgttaatggtCGGCCGGTTGATATGCCTAAAGTTGGAAAGCTTGTGAATGAGTTATATAAAGGTGCAAACTCCCGCCAATTTCCAATCGCAATATTGGATTTTACTCTTCCATCTAGAGCTTGTGATGTCAATGTAACACctgataaaagaaaaatatttttttctgagGAAAGTACCATCTTTGACTCGTTAAGAGAAGccttacaaaatatttattcacCTGGACATGTGAGTTTCTCTGTCAATAGATGTGCGAATCTCAGTAAGCGTGATGACTGCTCACAGTTTTCACCCAAGAAGTTCTCCATGAAATGCAGTGATTCAATTAAAGAAGCAGATAACAAGGAACAATTGGAAATTGGTGGAATCGATCACACAACTATTAAAGAAGGAAAGAGCAGATCATTGGTTGCAGAGGTTATCGACATTGATGATCCTCTGGAGGCTGGTATTCGTAATAGGCAGCCCATGCATCATGTTGGTAGTAGTAAAATCGCTCAACATGCTCCACTGCTTTCAGGCGAAGCAAAAACACCTGTTGTTGACAACATAAATTCATCAGGTCGTGCAAGTATCATCCAGTCGTccctttcaaattttattacagTTAATAAAAGAAAACATGAAAGTATCAGTGCTGCATTCACTGAGACCCCTCTTCTTAGAGGCGGATCTGTTATACATCAGTCAAAGAAAATCAGTCCTCAAATTTCCACTTTATTATCAAAATCTATGGTGGAGTCCAATGAGAATGAAGGTGCCAATGTGGTCAAAAATATTGGCCTTGGACCTTCTAGGAAATGTGGACCAGAAAGAGTGTGCAATGAAACTGATGAAAAATCTTCTGGGGGCACTGGGAACAACAGAGTATATGGACAA GAGTTGGTGATTCAAGAGGAACATCTGCCCTTAGCTGATTCAGTATTACCTGTTACAACTACCAATAACGTCACTAACGAGTCAATGGGTACACTAGCTACGCCTGTGCTAGTGCAGTCTTCTGGGTTAGCTGCAAATTCTTCAGTGAGTTCTGCGCGAAATACAGGTTTTACATTGAACTTCAGTTTTAAAGACCTAAAGTTGAGAAGGGATCAGAGACTGTCTAGATTAAAAGACATCAGTACTTCTAAAGAAAGAGCCCAGTCTGAAAC GTGCTATGATGCTGCAACGCTAATATCATCCAAACTTGGGAATATTGATGAAAAAGAAGCAGCTTTAGCAGCCGCTACCAATGAGCTAGAAAGGCATTTTAACAAAAAAGACTTTGGTCGAATGAAG GTGATTGGTCAATTCAATCTGGGCTTTATCATTGGCAAGTTAGATAAGGACCTGTTTATTGTAGATCAG cATGCTGCAGATGAGAAATACAATTATGAGAGGCTCTCTCTATCTACAATTTTGAATCAACAGCCATTGCTCCG ACCAATGAGTTTGGAATTATCTCCTGAAGAAGAAGTAGTTGTTACAATGAACATGGATATCCTCAG aaaaaatggATTCGCTTTGGAAGAGGACTTCAATGCTCCTTTAGGGCAACGATTTAAACTAAAAGCCGTTCCTTTTAGTAAGAACATAACTTTCGGAGTTGTAG ATGTAAAGGAGCTCATCTCTATTCTTACCGATAGTCAAGGTGAATGTTCGATGATTGGTAGTTACAGGATGGACACTGCAGATTCAGTATGTCCACCTAGAGTTCGTTCAATGCTAGCTTCGCGTGCCTGTAGATCATCGGTTATGATTGGAGCTTCACTTTCTAGAAACGAGATGCAAAAG ATACTTAAACATTTGACTGACCTAAAGTCTCCGTGGAACTGTCCACATGGAAGACCAACAATGCGTCACTTAGTTGACCTAGCAAGTTTACACAGAGAGTGGAATCCCGAAGATGGAGATCTGTAA
- the LOC108210808 gene encoding DNA mismatch repair protein PMS1 isoform X2: MDINVLALRHHTSKLAEFHDLQSLTTFGFRGEALSSLCSLGNLTIETRTKNEAVATLLTFDRTGLLIKEEKTARKIGSTVMVKKLFANLPVRSKEFHRNIRKEYGKLVSLLNAYALIAKGVRIVCSNTTGKNTKSVVLKTQGSGSLKDNIITVFGMDTFSSLEPISLCISGGCKLDGFLSKPGYGSGRYMSDRQFFFVNGRPVDMPKVGKLVNELYKGANSRQFPIAILDFTLPSRACDVNVTPDKRKIFFSEESTIFDSLREALQNIYSPGHVSFSVNRCANLSKRDDCSQFSPKKFSMKCSDSIKEADNKEQLEIGGIDHTTIKEGKSRSLVAEVIDIDDPLEAGIRNRQPMHHVGSSKIAQHAPLLSGEAKTPVVDNINSSGRASIIQSSLSNFITVNKRKHESISAAFTETPLLRGGSVIHQSKKISPQISTLLSKSMVESNENEGANVVKNIGLGPSRKCGPERVCNETDEKSSGGTGNNRVYGQELVIQEEHLPLADSVLPVTTTNNVTNESMGTLATPVLVQSSGLAANSSVSSARNTGFTLNFSFKDLKLRRDQRLSRLKDISTSKERAQSETCYDAATLISSKLGNIDEKEAALAAATNELERHFNKKDFGRMKVIGQFNLGFIIGKLDKDLFIVDQHAADEKYNYERLSLSTILNQQPLLRPMSLELSPEEEVVVTMNMDILRKNGFALEEDFNAPLGQRFKLKAVPFSKNITFGVVDVKELISILTDSQGECSMIGSYRMDTADSVCPPRVRSMLASRACRSSVMIGASLSRNEMQKILKHLTDLKSPWNCPHGRPTMRHLVDLASLHREWNPEDGDL, encoded by the exons ATGGATATAAAT GTTTTGGCACTTAGGCATCATACTTCAAAGTTAGCAGAGTTTCATGATCTTCAATCCTTGACAACATTTGGCTTTAGAGGGGAGGCGCTCAGTTCACTTTGTTCTTTAGGAAATTTGACTATTGAAACTAGAACAAAGAATGAAGCCGTGGCTACTCTCTTGACCTTTGATCGGACAGGTTTGTtaataaaagaagaaaaaacagCACGTAAAATAGGTTCTACTGTCATGGTTAAGAAGTTGTTCGCCAATTTGCCGGTGAGAAGCAAAGAATTTCATCGCAACATCCGCAAGGAATATGGAAAGCTTGTTTCTTTACTAAAT GCCTATGCCCTTATTGCGAAAGGTGTAAGGATAGTTTGCAGTAACACGACTGGTAAGAACACAAAGTCTGTGGTACTTAAAACGCAGGGAAGTGGATCCCTTAAAGATAACATAATTACAGTGTTTGGCATGGACACCTTTTCCAGCTTGGAGCCCATAAGCTTATGTATATCAGGGGGTTGCAAGTTGGATGGGTTTCTTTCAAAGCCTGGATATGGTAGTGGACGATATATGAGTGAccgccaatttttttttgttaatggtCGGCCGGTTGATATGCCTAAAGTTGGAAAGCTTGTGAATGAGTTATATAAAGGTGCAAACTCCCGCCAATTTCCAATCGCAATATTGGATTTTACTCTTCCATCTAGAGCTTGTGATGTCAATGTAACACctgataaaagaaaaatatttttttctgagGAAAGTACCATCTTTGACTCGTTAAGAGAAGccttacaaaatatttattcacCTGGACATGTGAGTTTCTCTGTCAATAGATGTGCGAATCTCAGTAAGCGTGATGACTGCTCACAGTTTTCACCCAAGAAGTTCTCCATGAAATGCAGTGATTCAATTAAAGAAGCAGATAACAAGGAACAATTGGAAATTGGTGGAATCGATCACACAACTATTAAAGAAGGAAAGAGCAGATCATTGGTTGCAGAGGTTATCGACATTGATGATCCTCTGGAGGCTGGTATTCGTAATAGGCAGCCCATGCATCATGTTGGTAGTAGTAAAATCGCTCAACATGCTCCACTGCTTTCAGGCGAAGCAAAAACACCTGTTGTTGACAACATAAATTCATCAGGTCGTGCAAGTATCATCCAGTCGTccctttcaaattttattacagTTAATAAAAGAAAACATGAAAGTATCAGTGCTGCATTCACTGAGACCCCTCTTCTTAGAGGCGGATCTGTTATACATCAGTCAAAGAAAATCAGTCCTCAAATTTCCACTTTATTATCAAAATCTATGGTGGAGTCCAATGAGAATGAAGGTGCCAATGTGGTCAAAAATATTGGCCTTGGACCTTCTAGGAAATGTGGACCAGAAAGAGTGTGCAATGAAACTGATGAAAAATCTTCTGGGGGCACTGGGAACAACAGAGTATATGGACAA GAGTTGGTGATTCAAGAGGAACATCTGCCCTTAGCTGATTCAGTATTACCTGTTACAACTACCAATAACGTCACTAACGAGTCAATGGGTACACTAGCTACGCCTGTGCTAGTGCAGTCTTCTGGGTTAGCTGCAAATTCTTCAGTGAGTTCTGCGCGAAATACAGGTTTTACATTGAACTTCAGTTTTAAAGACCTAAAGTTGAGAAGGGATCAGAGACTGTCTAGATTAAAAGACATCAGTACTTCTAAAGAAAGAGCCCAGTCTGAAAC GTGCTATGATGCTGCAACGCTAATATCATCCAAACTTGGGAATATTGATGAAAAAGAAGCAGCTTTAGCAGCCGCTACCAATGAGCTAGAAAGGCATTTTAACAAAAAAGACTTTGGTCGAATGAAG GTGATTGGTCAATTCAATCTGGGCTTTATCATTGGCAAGTTAGATAAGGACCTGTTTATTGTAGATCAG cATGCTGCAGATGAGAAATACAATTATGAGAGGCTCTCTCTATCTACAATTTTGAATCAACAGCCATTGCTCCG ACCAATGAGTTTGGAATTATCTCCTGAAGAAGAAGTAGTTGTTACAATGAACATGGATATCCTCAG aaaaaatggATTCGCTTTGGAAGAGGACTTCAATGCTCCTTTAGGGCAACGATTTAAACTAAAAGCCGTTCCTTTTAGTAAGAACATAACTTTCGGAGTTGTAG ATGTAAAGGAGCTCATCTCTATTCTTACCGATAGTCAAGGTGAATGTTCGATGATTGGTAGTTACAGGATGGACACTGCAGATTCAGTATGTCCACCTAGAGTTCGTTCAATGCTAGCTTCGCGTGCCTGTAGATCATCGGTTATGATTGGAGCTTCACTTTCTAGAAACGAGATGCAAAAG ATACTTAAACATTTGACTGACCTAAAGTCTCCGTGGAACTGTCCACATGGAAGACCAACAATGCGTCACTTAGTTGACCTAGCAAGTTTACACAGAGAGTGGAATCCCGAAGATGGAGATCTGTAA
- the LOC108212870 gene encoding probable nucleoredoxin 2, producing MRVCHYPLDLDGPKPDPRLVIVGPRGEFFEPYGADIFMNFGVPAYSFSCTKLVDLLVKVSEVAGKGIILLIGINWIQTFADCLSILKSKYELLKGTYDDFEVIQIYNLRELSDYGEHVADVSWPVHPFDEDSPGVSMLLDASGDTWLLTFNRHRQVIKRATISLFDIREDSAFPFSFNFELEKEVYREIYKRFGWEY from the exons ATGAGGGTTTGCCACTATCCTCTGGATTTGGACGGGCCGAAACCAGATCCCAGACTTGTTATTGTTGGACCTCGAGGGGAATTCTTTGAACCATATGGCGCtgatatttttatgaattttggaGTTCCAGCTTACTCATTCAGCTGCACAAAACTTGTTGATTTGCTG GTTAAAGTCTCCGAGGTTGCTGGCAAGGGAATTATACTTCTTATCGGGATTAATTGGATTCAAACATTTGCAGACTGCCTTTCAATTCTAAAGTCAAAGTATGAGCTGTTGAAGGGCACATATGATGATTTTGAGGTAATCCAGATCTACAACTTAAGGGAGCTCTCTGATTATGGTGAGCATGTTGCTGATGTGTCGTGGCCGGTCCATCCTTTTGATGAAGACTCGCCTGGGGTATCAATGTTACTTGATGCTTCAGGCGATACCTGGCTTCTGACCTTCAATCGCCATAGACAAGTCATTAAAAGAGCAACCATTTCACTCTTTGACATCAGGGAGGATTCAGCATTCCCTTTCTCTTTTAattttgagttggaaaaagAAGTTTATCGTGAGATTTATAAGCGCTTCGGGTGGGAATATTGA
- the LOC108210632 gene encoding uncharacterized protein OsI_027940, with protein sequence MSRHPEVKWAQREDKIFITVLLADTKDPKVNLEPEGVFKFSASAGAENHSYELKLDLFDKVNVEESKINISPRSIFCILEKAEIKWWDKLLKGDAKTPHYVKVDWDKWVDEDDDPAPTDAGMDGMDFSKFGDMGGMGGMGGMPGMEALAGMGGMPGMGGMGGMPGMGDFSMGDDFDESDDEGEEGTKPEKADAEKAAALPEKKAEATSST encoded by the exons TCGCCATCCTGAAGTGAAGTGGGCTCAGAGGGAAGACAAGATATTTATCACTGTCCTCTTGGCTGACACAAAAGATCCAAAGGTTAATCTTGAGCCGGaaggtgttttcaaattttcagcTTCTGCTGGAGCAGAGAATCATTCTTATGAACTGAAGCTTGATCTCTTTGATAAAGTTAATGTAGAG gaaagcAAAATAAACATTAGTCCGCGTAGCATATTCTGTATCTTGGAAAAAGCAGAAATTAAATGGTGGGATAAATTGTTGAAGGGAGATGCAAAGACGCCACACTATGTCAAAGTAGATTGGGACAAGTGGgtagatgaagatgatgatcctG CTCCGACTGATGCTGGAATGGATGGAATGGATTTCTCG AAATTCGGCGACATGGGAGGCATGGGCGGCATGGGAGGCATGCCAGGCATGGAAGCATTGGCTGGCATGGGTGGTATGCCTGGAATGGGCGGTATGGGTGGTATGCCTGGCATGGGCGACTTCTCCATGGGTGATGACTTTGATGAAAGTGATGATGAAG GTGAAGAGGGAACAAAGCCCGAGAAGGCGGATGCAGAAAAAGCAGCAGCTCTTCCAGAGAAGAAGGCGGAAGCAACGTCAAGCACATGA